From the Pseudomonas putida genome, one window contains:
- a CDS encoding enoyl-CoA hydratase-related protein: protein MTDLIHQQLDEGLLTLRLNRADKLNALTNAMYTRLAELFEAANNDPQVEVILITGSTECFTAGNDLPDFLDQPPTDLQSPVFRMMWAVLALDKPLIAAVAGPAIGIGTTLLLHCDQVLISRDAKLRTPFVALGVCPEFGASLLLPQMLGHARAAQLLLCNQALNGEQAVQWGLASELFDDGRQCLAAAIKLARRLQQLPVDALRISRRLLKDGQREALAATVAKEGLLFIERLNSDEARAALTAMVSRKGA, encoded by the coding sequence ATGACCGACCTGATCCACCAGCAGCTCGATGAAGGCCTGCTGACCCTGCGCCTGAACCGCGCGGACAAACTCAACGCCCTGACCAACGCCATGTATACGCGGCTGGCAGAGCTGTTCGAAGCGGCCAACAACGACCCGCAGGTCGAGGTGATCCTGATCACCGGCAGCACCGAGTGCTTCACCGCCGGCAACGACTTGCCGGACTTTCTCGACCAGCCGCCGACCGACCTGCAGAGCCCGGTGTTCCGCATGATGTGGGCGGTACTGGCGCTGGACAAACCGCTGATCGCCGCAGTGGCGGGGCCTGCGATCGGCATCGGCACCACGCTCTTGCTGCACTGCGACCAGGTACTGATCAGCCGTGACGCCAAACTGCGCACCCCGTTCGTGGCGCTGGGCGTGTGCCCGGAGTTTGGCGCGAGCCTGTTGCTGCCACAGATGCTCGGGCATGCGCGGGCGGCACAGCTGTTGCTGTGCAACCAGGCGCTGAATGGCGAACAAGCCGTGCAGTGGGGCTTGGCGAGCGAACTGTTCGACGATGGCAGGCAATGCCTGGCCGCCGCCATCAAGCTGGCGCGGCGCCTGCAGCAGTTGCCTGTCGATGCCCTGCGCATCAGCAGGCGTCTGCTCAAGGATGGGCAGCGCGAAGCGCTGGCTGCAACGGTGGCCAAGGAAGGCCTGCTGTTCATCGAGCGGCTCAACAGCGATGAAGCCAGGGCCGCCTTGACCGCGATGGTATCGCGCAAGGGTGCCTGA
- a CDS encoding cysteine hydrolase family protein, with protein MTQDTAILVIDLQQEDSFPLPRLDTVIDNAAALIDGARCRNLPLFYTRHINDAQGRDLAFGEPVDAQGRPTTYRAGTPAIEIIDALAPQAGDVVIDKQRYSAFHGTRLAQTLKGRGIKRLVVIGVLTDVCVMSSLFDAYQHDFQLVLVADACTATTLAAHYSALFILSNWLYGLEIFATAQLLRSWNHQPAASVRSAEPDHLAHEPDAFVQTIARFERQLIAQR; from the coding sequence ATGACTCAAGACACCGCTATTCTCGTGATCGACCTGCAGCAGGAAGACAGCTTCCCCCTGCCGCGCCTGGACACTGTGATCGACAACGCCGCCGCGCTGATTGACGGCGCCCGCTGCCGCAACCTGCCGCTGTTCTACACCCGCCACATCAACGATGCGCAAGGCCGCGACCTGGCATTCGGCGAACCGGTCGACGCACAAGGCCGGCCAACCACCTACCGCGCTGGTACCCCGGCCATCGAAATCATCGACGCCCTGGCACCGCAGGCCGGTGACGTGGTGATCGACAAGCAGCGCTACAGCGCCTTTCACGGCACGCGCCTGGCCCAGACCTTGAAAGGCCGCGGCATCAAGCGGCTGGTGGTGATCGGTGTACTGACCGACGTGTGCGTGATGAGCAGCCTGTTCGATGCCTATCAGCACGACTTCCAGCTGGTGCTGGTCGCCGACGCCTGCACGGCGACCACGCTCGCCGCCCACTATTCGGCGCTGTTCATTCTCTCCAACTGGCTCTACGGGCTGGAAATCTTCGCCACCGCACAATTGCTGCGCAGCTGGAACCACCAGCCGGCAGCCTCTGTGCGCAGCGCAGAACCCGACCACCTCGCCCATGAGCCAGACGCATTCGTGCAGACGATTGCGCGCTTCGAGCGCCAACTGATAGCCCAGCGCTGA
- a CDS encoding purine-cytosine permease family protein — protein MKVEKRSIDFIPEAERHGEPRSLFFVWFGANANITTVAAGVLPISMGLNLFWSALSILLGSLIGAIFMASHSAQGPRLGIPQMIQSRAQFGVFGAIVPLLFVMLIYLGFFVSNTLLAAQAIASASPFGNGGNIALLGGLCFLVALFGYQLIHRLQKLLSLLSIAVFGIATLLALALPMESGQWTAQGFNLASFLASVSIAVTWQLSYAPYVADYSRYLPTRTSTRQVFWYSYAGTVIGGSWMMLLGAVLAKAIAGFSDNVGLQLLGVLGGGTLLAVAFVLYGQIAINVFNLYGAFMSTVTVIEPFAALKVTPGVRASFMLVICALATALCTLAQDDFIQFFLNFIFFMSYFLIPWTAINLVDYYALRKGVYQIADIFDPSGIYGRVNWIAVGVFLATIALEIPFMNTSLYVGPVAASLQGIDLAWVVGLLFPAACYYGLMSKRRVAADSTVKT, from the coding sequence ATGAAAGTAGAGAAAAGAAGCATCGATTTCATCCCGGAAGCCGAGCGCCATGGCGAGCCGCGCTCGCTGTTTTTCGTCTGGTTCGGCGCCAACGCCAACATCACCACGGTGGCCGCCGGTGTGCTGCCGATCAGCATGGGGCTCAACCTGTTCTGGAGCGCGCTGTCGATTCTGCTCGGCTCGTTGATTGGCGCGATCTTCATGGCCTCGCATTCCGCCCAGGGCCCACGACTGGGGATCCCGCAGATGATCCAGAGCCGCGCGCAGTTCGGCGTGTTCGGCGCCATCGTGCCGTTGCTGTTCGTAATGCTCATCTACCTGGGGTTCTTCGTCAGCAACACGCTGCTGGCCGCCCAGGCCATCGCCAGTGCCAGCCCGTTCGGCAACGGCGGCAACATCGCCCTGCTCGGCGGCCTGTGCTTCCTGGTGGCGCTGTTCGGCTATCAGCTCATCCACCGACTGCAGAAGCTGCTGTCGTTGCTGTCGATCGCGGTCTTCGGCATTGCCACCCTGCTGGCCTTGGCGTTGCCGATGGAAAGCGGCCAATGGACAGCGCAAGGCTTCAACCTGGCCAGCTTCCTGGCCTCGGTTAGCATCGCCGTAACTTGGCAGTTGTCCTATGCGCCTTACGTGGCCGACTACTCGCGCTATTTGCCGACCCGTACCTCGACGCGGCAAGTGTTCTGGTACAGCTACGCGGGCACGGTCATCGGCGGCAGCTGGATGATGCTGCTGGGCGCGGTACTGGCCAAGGCCATCGCCGGCTTTTCCGACAACGTCGGCCTGCAGCTGCTCGGCGTGCTCGGAGGCGGCACCTTGCTGGCGGTGGCGTTCGTGCTCTACGGGCAGATCGCGATCAACGTGTTCAACCTGTATGGCGCCTTCATGTCGACGGTGACAGTGATCGAGCCGTTCGCGGCGCTGAAGGTCACCCCCGGGGTACGCGCCAGCTTCATGTTGGTGATCTGTGCCCTGGCGACGGCGTTGTGCACTTTGGCCCAGGATGACTTCATCCAGTTTTTCCTGAACTTCATCTTTTTCATGAGCTACTTTTTGATCCCCTGGACAGCGATCAACCTGGTGGACTACTACGCGCTGCGCAAAGGGGTTTACCAGATTGCCGACATCTTTGACCCATCTGGTATCTATGGCCGGGTCAACTGGATCGCGGTGGGCGTGTTCCTCGCCACCATCGCGCTGGAGATTCCGTTCATGAATACCTCCCTCTACGTAGGGCCCGTTGCTGCCTCGCTGCAGGGCATCGACCTGGCCTGGGTGGTGGGGCTGCTGTTCCCGGCAGCCTGCTACTACGGCCTGATGAGCAAGCGCAGGGTCGCGGCGGACAGCACCGTCAAGACCTGA